The genome window GAGATGGTGATGTTGACAATGTTGTTGCCTATCAGGATGGCTGCGAGGAAATTCTCGGGAACGTCGAGCATTTCTTTTATAATTGATGCGTTTTTTCGCCCTTTGGAAAGATGGCCTTTGAGACGGATCCTGTTCTGGGAGATTATGGAGGTTTCGGAAAGGCTGAAGAATATCGATGCCAGCATGAGGAGAATTATTGCGATTATTGTGAAGGAAAGCTCGGTCGGGGACAATAAATTCACCTGGTTGAATACAGGTAAATAGTAGATTAATGCTTAAAACTAATCTTGGAACTTTTTTCTTTGCTATCCTTTAAGCGCTTGTTTTGTTTTAAATTTCGTTCAATCTCTCCCCCACTTCCTCCACCGTCACCAGCTCCTGCACCCCTGTCCTCATATCCTTGAGCGCCACCTTCCCTGCATCAAGCTCGTTCTTCCCCACGATAACAACATGGCTTGCGCCAATCGTATTTGCATAGGAAATCTGATCCTTGAACTTGCGCCCCATCACGTCCACGTATGTTGAGACATGCGCCCTCAGCTTTTTTGCAATCACAATAGCCTCTTTACGCGTGTCCTCAAAACAGACAACAACAATGCGCTTTGAAGACTGCGGAGCCGCCTCGCATATCTCCATAACCCTGTCAAAACCGATAGCATATCCCGTCGAAGCTACATCCTCGCCGCCGAACAATTGCGCGAGGCGATAGGAGCCGCCGCCGCACACCTGGTTCTGCGCCCCCAAGCCCTCGCAGTATATCTCAAACACCATGCCCGTATAATAATCAAGCCCCCTTGCTATCCCAAGGTCAACCTGGTATTCCAGCCCGTAAACATCCAGCAGATCAAGAAGCGCCTCGAACTGTGATATCGCCTCGATATCCCCGACTAATTCACGGGCTTCATGCACCGCATTATCCCCGTGAAGCCCTATCAAACGGAACAATTTTCCCCTCATCTCATCGGGCGCATTGATCTCATCCAGGAACTCCTCAAGCCCTTTATCGTCCTTCTTGTCCACGAGCCTCATTATCCTGCTCTGGTGCTCAGCTTGCATATCCTTCAACAGTGCGCGCACAATCCCAAGATGCCCCACATGCAGGTCTCCCTTCACATCCACGCTCGTTAGCATCTCTTCCGCCAGTGCGATAACCTCGGCATCAGCCTCTGCTTTTGCACTCCCTAGAATCTCCACGCCAAACTGGAAAAACTCCCTGAAGCGGCCTTTCTGCGGTCGCTCATACCTGAAGCAGTTGTCAAAATAATAGAACTTAAGCGGTTTCGCCGACCTCTGAAGTTCCTCGACGTACATCCTTACCACGGGCGCTGTGAGCTCGGGTCGAAGCGCAATCTCGCGGTCTCCCTTATCCCTGAAGTTGTATATCTCACCCAGAATGGCTTCTCCTGACTTCAGTGTAAAAAGCTCGATATGCTCAAAAGTAGGAGTCTTTATCTCGCCATAACCCCATCGTTGTGCAACCTCGCGCATCTTATTTTCTACGTACTTTCGCTTTGCCATTTCCTCGGGTAGAAAATCGCGCGTGCCTCGTGGTTTTTGTATTTCCATACTTACTTCCTTTTTACCCGATAACAGCTTTGTCCTTTATAAACTGTATGCTTTTCAGGGGCAAGGCTTAATACACCTTCTGATGTTACCTCCGTTCTTATGGGTCTAATAGAAAAAATAAAAGAGTTCAATAAAAGCGAGAATCCCTGGGTCGGACTTTTACGGGATTTTCTCTTCGTAATCTTTGTTGTGGCAATTTTCGCTTCAGTATCCCACATTGCTTTAGGACTCTGGGCGCCCATGGTTGCGGTGGAGAGTGGCAGCATGATACCGCATATTCAAATAGGGGATATTATCTTTGTTCAGAGCAGCGACCGCACCCAGATAATAACATACGAAACAGGAAAAAATACCAATTATACTTCATTTGATGAATATGGCGATGTGATTTTATACAAACCCTATGGGAGAGAAGGGGTTACCCCCATAATCCACCGTGCCATGTACTATGTTGAAGAGGGTAAATCCATGTGGGATGGAGGACCTCCGGCTCCCTATGCAGGTTATATTACAAAAGGAGACAATACCAGAACAAACCCAGCGTATGACCAGCAGGGCAGCATAAGTTATCTCCAGCCTGTGAAAAAAGAGTGGGTGATCGGGGTGGCACGGTTTTATCGTATCCCTGTTCTGGGTTATGTTTCTATTATTCCCAGAAAGATACTAAGCATATAACTTTGTCTGGTTGGGCGGCTTATAGCGCTCAAGCGGTTTTAACCTGTAATCCTCAAAAAGAACTCGCTTTGTGCTATCAGAAGGGACACTCAGTGAGATTTCTTTAGTTCTTCCGTACCTGCCCTTGCTGACCACTGTTGCGTTCAGAATGCCCATCATGTCAAGCTCTGATATTAAATCCGTTACCCTTCGCTGCGTCAGTACCTCTATTCCGATTATCTTGCACATCTGTTTGTAAATATTGTATGCTTCGCCTGTTGTTAAGCTGCCGTCCACATTATGATCAAGAAGTACCACGCTCAATAGAATGAGTTTAGACTGGCTGGGTAATGTCCTTACAACCTCGACAACCCTGTCTATCTCTATTTTCTCCTGCGCCTGCCTGACGTGCATTTCCTGAACCTTGGGAGATTTTACACGTTCTGCAAGTTCCCCGGAAACGCGCAATAAATCAAGCGCGCGCCTGGCATCCCCGTGCTCCTGTGCAGCATACGCCGCGCATAATGGTATTACCATCTCTTCCAGCACCCCTGGCTTGAATGCCATTTCAGCTCTCTGGCGAAGTATGTCCCTTAACTGATTGGCATCGTATGGAGGAAAGATAATCTCTTCCTCCCCAAGCGAGCTTTTCACCCTCGGATCAAGGTATTCTGTAAACTTTAAGTCGTTGGTGATGCCGATAAGACTGGCTTTTGCTTTTGTTAATTCTGAATTGATCCGGGTGAGATTATAAAGCACATCATCCCCTTTAATTACAAGTTTGTCCACTTCATCCAGTATTATTATCGCAATGCGTTTATCCGAATCCAGTGCACTTTTAAGCTCACTGTAAACCTGGTCGGTCGGCCAGCCGGTCATGGGAATCTCTTTATCAAAATGCCTGGCTATGGATGCCAGCAGGCGGTACTGAGTGTCCACAACTTCGCAGTTAATATAAACTACAACACATGGTATTCCTTGTGATTCTCCTGTCCTTTCAAGCTCCCTCCCGACATGTTTCGCCACTGCGGTTTTGCCGGTTCCTGTTTTTCCATATATCAGAATATTGGAAGGTGTTTCACCCCTGAGCGCAGGAAACAGAATC of Candidatus Methanoperedens sp. contains these proteins:
- the hisS gene encoding histidine--tRNA ligase, which encodes MEIQKPRGTRDFLPEEMAKRKYVENKMREVAQRWGYGEIKTPTFEHIELFTLKSGEAILGEIYNFRDKGDREIALRPELTAPVVRMYVEELQRSAKPLKFYYFDNCFRYERPQKGRFREFFQFGVEILGSAKAEADAEVIALAEEMLTSVDVKGDLHVGHLGIVRALLKDMQAEHQSRIMRLVDKKDDKGLEEFLDEINAPDEMRGKLFRLIGLHGDNAVHEARELVGDIEAISQFEALLDLLDVYGLEYQVDLGIARGLDYYTGMVFEIYCEGLGAQNQVCGGGSYRLAQLFGGEDVASTGYAIGFDRVMEICEAAPQSSKRIVVVCFEDTRKEAIVIAKKLRAHVSTYVDVMGRKFKDQISYANTIGASHVVIVGKNELDAGKVALKDMRTGVQELVTVEEVGERLNEI
- a CDS encoding S26 family signal peptidase, translating into MGLIEKIKEFNKSENPWVGLLRDFLFVIFVVAIFASVSHIALGLWAPMVAVESGSMIPHIQIGDIIFVQSSDRTQIITYETGKNTNYTSFDEYGDVILYKPYGREGVTPIIHRAMYYVEEGKSMWDGGPPAPYAGYITKGDNTRTNPAYDQQGSISYLQPVKKEWVIGVARFYRIPVLGYVSIIPRKILSI
- a CDS encoding ORC1-type DNA replication protein gives rise to the protein MESKLATINGIFEDMLTRVSIFENREVLRSTYTPDDLPHRSDQVNGLATILFPALRGETPSNILIYGKTGTGKTAVAKHVGRELERTGESQGIPCVVVYINCEVVDTQYRLLASIARHFDKEIPMTGWPTDQVYSELKSALDSDKRIAIIILDEVDKLVIKGDDVLYNLTRINSELTKAKASLIGITNDLKFTEYLDPRVKSSLGEEEIIFPPYDANQLRDILRQRAEMAFKPGVLEEMVIPLCAAYAAQEHGDARRALDLLRVSGELAERVKSPKVQEMHVRQAQEKIEIDRVVEVVRTLPSQSKLILLSVVLLDHNVDGSLTTGEAYNIYKQMCKIIGIEVLTQRRVTDLISELDMMGILNATVVSKGRYGRTKEISLSVPSDSTKRVLFEDYRLKPLERYKPPNQTKLYA